A genome region from Nocardiopsis exhalans includes the following:
- a CDS encoding IS30 family transposase has translation MSRREAAQQVGVNERTARDWDHGVCKSGNSRLYPDGRRVDYSTGQTTMESMASPAPTVAVLEKQIDPRFLTLADREKIADLDRAGWSLRAIGRDLGRPASTIKRELDHHRNTDGSYGAYAAQREATARRARPKPAKLAAPGRLRDYVAQGLEEQWSPEQISQRIRTDHPDDEDMRVSHETIYQALYVQARGGLKREVAAALRTGRIRRKPRRSPERRQSRFTDPMVMISERPAEIEDRAVPGHWEGDLITGAYNKSAIITLVERSTRYVLLGHLPGEHTAEAVGGVLSELIGSLPEHLRGSLTWDQGSEMASHKAFSVATGVPVFFCDPASPWQRGSNENTNGLLRQYFPKGTDLSAHGPLDLEHVAHKLNGRPRKTLGWETPAERLAMIV, from the coding sequence CTGTCCCGGCGAGAGGCCGCGCAGCAGGTAGGGGTGAACGAGCGCACCGCCCGGGACTGGGACCACGGGGTCTGCAAGTCCGGCAACTCCAGGCTCTACCCCGACGGCCGCCGTGTGGACTACTCCACCGGACAGACCACCATGGAGTCCATGGCCAGTCCCGCACCCACCGTAGCCGTGCTCGAAAAGCAGATCGATCCGCGTTTTTTGACCCTCGCGGACCGGGAGAAGATCGCTGACCTGGACCGGGCAGGGTGGAGCTTGCGGGCGATCGGCCGCGACCTGGGGCGCCCCGCCTCGACGATCAAGCGCGAGCTCGATCACCACCGGAACACGGACGGCTCCTACGGCGCTTATGCGGCCCAACGCGAGGCAACCGCCCGCAGGGCGCGTCCCAAACCCGCCAAGCTCGCCGCTCCAGGCCGGTTGCGCGACTACGTCGCCCAGGGGTTGGAGGAACAATGGTCACCGGAGCAGATCAGTCAACGGATTCGCACCGACCACCCCGACGACGAGGACATGCGCGTGAGCCACGAGACGATCTACCAGGCGCTCTACGTCCAAGCCCGCGGCGGACTCAAGCGCGAGGTCGCCGCCGCGCTGCGCACCGGCCGCATCCGACGCAAGCCCCGCCGCTCACCTGAACGACGGCAGAGCCGGTTCACCGATCCGATGGTGATGATCAGCGAGCGCCCCGCCGAGATCGAAGACCGTGCCGTCCCGGGGCACTGGGAAGGCGATTTGATCACGGGTGCGTACAACAAGTCCGCGATCATCACCCTGGTCGAGCGCTCCACCCGGTACGTGCTGCTGGGGCACCTGCCCGGGGAGCACACCGCCGAAGCCGTCGGGGGTGTGCTGAGCGAGCTGATCGGGTCGCTGCCCGAGCATCTGCGCGGATCGTTGACCTGGGACCAGGGCAGCGAGATGGCCTCGCACAAGGCGTTCAGCGTCGCTACGGGGGTGCCGGTGTTCTTCTGCGATCCGGCCTCCCCCTGGCAGCGCGGATCGAACGAGAACACGAACGGTCTGCTGCGCCAGTACTTCCCCAAGGGCACGGACTTGTCCGCTCATGGTCCGCTGGATCTGGAGCATGTCGCGCACAAACTCAACGGTCGGCCACGCAAGACGCTCGGCTGGGAAACCCCAGCCGAGCGTCTGGCTATGATCGTCTGA
- a CDS encoding ankyrin repeat domain-containing protein: MSAISDTSVRHARTTHRTSPLTRTRLPSVSQPEHDPEVIELATRLFGHARAGHALKLAPYLQAGLPANLTNDHGDTLLMLAAYHGHLPVVELLLEHGADPDRLNDRGQSPLAGAVFKGEDEIVRALVRAGADPDTGTPSARESARMFDQQGLLELFDNGVRAARARRDPEPGS, encoded by the coding sequence ATGTCGGCCATATCGGACACCAGTGTGCGGCACGCCCGTACCACCCACCGCACAAGCCCCCTGACCCGCACTAGGCTGCCCAGCGTGAGCCAACCAGAACACGACCCCGAGGTCATCGAACTCGCCACCCGCCTGTTCGGCCACGCCCGCGCCGGGCACGCCCTGAAACTGGCCCCCTACCTCCAGGCAGGGCTGCCCGCCAACCTCACCAACGACCACGGCGACACCCTGCTGATGCTGGCCGCCTACCACGGCCACCTACCCGTGGTGGAACTGTTGCTGGAGCACGGCGCCGACCCCGACCGGCTCAACGACCGCGGCCAGTCACCCCTGGCCGGGGCGGTCTTCAAGGGCGAGGACGAGATCGTCCGGGCCCTGGTGCGAGCAGGCGCCGACCCCGACACAGGTACCCCCTCGGCGCGCGAGAGCGCCCGAATGTTCGACCAGCAGGGACTGTTGGAGCTGTTCGACAACGGCGTGCGCGCCGCGCGTGCGCGCCGCGACCCTGAACCGGGCTCCTGA
- a CDS encoding amino acid permease, whose product MALIAIGGSVGAGLFIGSGAVIQTAGPAAVLSYALAGALVFLTLRALGEMVVSVPAGGSFSDYARLAFGPRAGFTIGWVYWWMYAVLVAAESVAGAAILSQWVDVPGWALALIVLLTMTVANLISVKVFAETESLFSLIKVATIVAFLLVGGLYAFGLWTGSDGSTVTNLWELGGFAPNGWVAVLGATVVVLFAFGGVEIITIAAGESAEPERGVASAITNVLWRIGLFYVASILVVVMVVPWNSTELNRSPFVVVMETVGIPGAALIMEVVVLIAVLSVLNAAMYTSSRMLFMLTRQGDAPRVLKGTNRRGVPVRAILLGTVVGYAAVVADYLFPGQVFPFLVASIGAILLVLFLTICASQLVVGARVRRNAPERITLRMWGFPYLTWATLLGLAAIFLAMATLPEHRQALWATIASIVIAVLAYEARRLFGPAKPSRHVLGVQGRATPEELDRIAGTGAKAAAVAAPAAGGGHSSGSEGEGAGHSPDH is encoded by the coding sequence ATGGCACTGATCGCGATCGGCGGATCGGTGGGCGCCGGGCTGTTCATCGGCTCAGGCGCGGTGATCCAGACCGCGGGACCCGCGGCGGTTCTGTCCTACGCGTTGGCCGGAGCCCTGGTCTTCTTGACCCTGCGGGCTCTGGGCGAGATGGTCGTGTCGGTTCCGGCCGGAGGTTCCTTCTCCGACTACGCCCGCCTGGCGTTCGGGCCCCGGGCCGGGTTCACCATCGGCTGGGTCTACTGGTGGATGTACGCGGTCCTGGTGGCCGCGGAGTCGGTGGCTGGAGCCGCCATCCTGAGCCAGTGGGTGGACGTGCCCGGCTGGGCCCTGGCATTGATCGTGCTCTTGACCATGACCGTGGCCAACCTGATCTCGGTCAAGGTCTTCGCTGAGACCGAATCCCTGTTCTCCCTGATCAAGGTCGCCACCATCGTGGCCTTCCTGCTGGTGGGCGGCCTGTACGCCTTCGGCCTGTGGACCGGTTCCGATGGTTCCACGGTCACCAACCTGTGGGAGCTGGGCGGGTTCGCCCCCAACGGCTGGGTCGCGGTCCTGGGCGCCACCGTGGTGGTCCTGTTCGCCTTCGGTGGCGTGGAGATCATCACCATCGCCGCCGGTGAGAGCGCCGAACCCGAGCGCGGGGTGGCCTCGGCCATCACCAACGTCCTGTGGCGCATCGGCCTGTTCTACGTCGCCTCCATCCTGGTCGTGGTGATGGTCGTGCCGTGGAACTCCACCGAGCTCAACCGCAGCCCCTTCGTGGTGGTCATGGAGACCGTGGGTATCCCCGGCGCCGCACTGATCATGGAGGTCGTGGTCCTGATCGCGGTGCTGAGCGTGCTCAACGCCGCCATGTACACCTCCTCGCGGATGCTGTTCATGCTCACCCGTCAGGGTGACGCCCCCCGTGTGCTCAAGGGCACCAACCGGCGTGGGGTGCCGGTGCGCGCCATCTTGTTGGGTACCGTGGTCGGCTACGCCGCGGTGGTCGCCGACTACCTCTTCCCCGGCCAGGTCTTCCCGTTCCTGGTCGCCTCCATCGGCGCGATCCTGCTGGTGCTGTTCTTGACCATCTGTGCCTCGCAGCTGGTGGTGGGCGCTCGGGTGCGCCGCAACGCCCCCGAGCGCATCACCCTGCGCATGTGGGGCTTTCCCTACCTGACCTGGGCCACTCTGCTGGGGCTGGCGGCGATCTTCCTGGCCATGGCCACCCTGCCCGAACACCGCCAGGCCCTGTGGGCGACCATCGCCTCCATCGTGATCGCGGTGCTGGCCTACGAGGCACGCCGCCTGTTCGGGCCCGCCAAGCCCAGCCGCCACGTGCTGGGTGTGCAGGGTCGGGCCACCCCCGAGGAACTGGACCGCATCGCCGGAACCGGCGCCAAGGCGGCAGCTGTGGCCGCCCCGGCCGCTGGTGGTGGCCACAGCAGCGGCTCGGAGGGCGAGGGAGCCGGGCACTCCCCCGACCACTAG
- a CDS encoding sensor histidine kinase, with protein MRHLTTPLTRTLHPLVSAHTYQRWAYLIIGGALLMPYLMAALVLSTLLTSPNPTAAQATTDPNPTLWALTLLIGTTLLTATAQIKTTRTGQLHLARALLTPLDPTPTTSRWRTTAWLHLHLTLGMATCLATMVALTEAALLAIAPLTPQPHPIAQGPFTLFGYGHLTHPLWGPPLALTWVLALIYTIALTGHLLTKAAPHLLGPTPTDRLTAAHTHAHRLAERNRLARELHDSLGHALSVVTLQAATAARLIDTNPDFARQALTHIADTARTATADLDHALGLLRQDTPTPTAPPPDLGDLTHLTQATQHTGTDLACHIHGRLTQVPALLSRETYRIAQEALTNALRHAPHQPLTLTLHTTPGQLTLTITNPLPPRTTKTHRRHRTGGRGIQGMQERAHLIGGTLTTEATTTHFHTTLHLTWKETP; from the coding sequence ATGCGCCACCTCACCACCCCCCTGACCAGAACACTCCACCCCCTGGTCAGCGCCCACACCTACCAACGCTGGGCCTACCTGATCATCGGCGGCGCACTCCTGATGCCCTACCTCATGGCCGCCCTGGTCCTGAGCACCCTGCTCACCAGCCCCAACCCCACCGCAGCCCAAGCCACCACCGACCCCAACCCCACCCTCTGGGCCCTGACCCTGCTCATCGGCACCACCCTGCTCACCGCCACCGCCCAAATCAAAACCACCCGCACCGGCCAACTCCACCTGGCCCGCGCCCTCCTCACCCCCCTGGACCCCACCCCCACCACCAGCCGATGGCGCACCACCGCCTGGCTCCACCTCCACCTAACCCTGGGCATGGCCACCTGCCTGGCCACCATGGTCGCCCTCACCGAAGCCGCCCTGTTAGCCATCGCACCCCTGACCCCCCAACCCCACCCCATCGCCCAGGGCCCCTTCACCCTCTTCGGCTACGGCCACCTCACCCACCCCCTATGGGGCCCACCCCTAGCCCTGACCTGGGTCCTGGCCCTGATCTACACCATCGCCCTCACCGGCCACCTCCTGACCAAAGCAGCACCCCACCTACTCGGACCCACCCCCACCGACCGCCTGACCGCCGCCCACACCCACGCCCACCGCCTAGCCGAACGCAACCGCCTAGCCCGCGAACTCCACGACTCCCTGGGCCACGCCCTGTCCGTGGTCACCCTCCAAGCCGCCACCGCCGCCCGCCTGATCGACACCAACCCCGACTTCGCCCGCCAGGCCCTGACCCACATCGCCGACACCGCACGCACCGCCACCGCCGACCTCGACCACGCCCTGGGGCTCCTACGCCAGGACACCCCCACCCCCACCGCACCCCCACCCGACCTGGGCGACCTCACCCACCTGACCCAGGCCACCCAACACACCGGCACCGACCTGGCCTGCCACATCCACGGTCGGCTCACCCAAGTACCCGCCCTGCTCTCCCGCGAGACCTACCGCATCGCCCAAGAAGCCCTCACCAACGCCCTACGCCACGCACCCCACCAACCCCTCACCCTCACCCTGCACACCACCCCCGGCCAACTCACCCTCACCATCACCAACCCCCTCCCACCCCGCACCACCAAAACCCACCGGCGCCACCGCACCGGCGGCCGCGGCATCCAGGGCATGCAAGAGCGCGCCCATCTGATCGGCGGCACCCTCACCACCGAGGCCACCACCACCCACTTCCACACCACACTCCACCTGACCTGGAAAGAGACCCCATGA
- a CDS encoding response regulator, with protein sequence MIRINLVDDEALIRAGLAALINAEVDMEVTGQAADGADVPDLVRRTRPHLILMDVRMPGLDGIQATHTLQRSPHPPRVLVITTFDNDDYVWGALRAGAHGFLLKRTPPENILAAIRLVHRGDTLLFPTALRTMAATQPAQPTPAAQAVATLTEREAQTLTLIAQGLTNAEIATHLHLGLQTVKTHVSNTLTKLGVRDRTQAVIAAYDSGLIRPGNPPHPS encoded by the coding sequence ATGATCAGGATCAACCTCGTCGACGACGAAGCCCTCATCCGCGCCGGCCTAGCCGCCCTCATCAACGCCGAAGTCGACATGGAAGTCACCGGACAAGCAGCAGACGGCGCCGACGTACCCGACCTGGTCCGCCGCACCCGCCCCCACCTGATCCTGATGGACGTGCGCATGCCCGGCCTGGACGGCATCCAAGCCACCCACACCCTCCAACGCTCACCCCACCCACCCCGCGTCCTCGTCATCACCACCTTCGACAACGACGACTACGTCTGGGGCGCCCTACGCGCCGGAGCCCACGGCTTCCTCCTCAAACGCACCCCACCCGAAAACATCCTGGCCGCCATCCGCCTGGTCCACCGCGGCGACACCCTCCTCTTCCCCACCGCCCTACGCACCATGGCCGCCACCCAACCCGCCCAACCCACCCCCGCCGCCCAAGCCGTGGCCACCCTCACCGAACGCGAAGCCCAAACCCTCACCCTCATCGCCCAAGGCCTCACCAACGCCGAAATCGCCACCCACCTGCACCTGGGCCTCCAAACCGTCAAAACCCACGTGTCCAACACCCTCACCAAACTCGGTGTCCGCGACCGCACCCAAGCCGTCATCGCCGCCTACGACTCCGGCCTCATCCGCCCCGGCAACCCCCCACACCCCTCCTGA
- a CDS encoding class I SAM-dependent methyltransferase, with translation MPTAPTPIDLDLIRTLYRTHRDDLATVRDQQRRLHADADPAMTPQLDDLEAEITYLLLRHHQPANVVEIGTYYGWSTSWILSALRDNGTGHLHSFDIVDHATTHVPEHLSADRWTFTKGDVRAKITHIPTDTDYLFIDAAHNGWFARWYIHHLLPTLPAHIPVSVHDVFHQRYALPFTEGAVVLKWLTNNTTDYFTASAARAPHHHQALNDLKTELGLDTPIRESPHNPMIFFRLPERPRPGQAIPAPPRPRTHADDPTHQP, from the coding sequence ATGCCCACCGCACCCACACCCATCGACCTCGACCTCATCCGCACCCTCTACCGCACCCACCGAGACGACCTGGCCACGGTACGCGACCAACAACGCAGGCTCCACGCCGACGCCGACCCCGCCATGACCCCCCAACTCGACGACCTCGAAGCCGAAATCACCTACCTGCTCCTACGCCACCACCAACCCGCCAACGTCGTCGAAATCGGCACCTACTACGGCTGGTCCACCTCCTGGATCCTCTCCGCCCTCCGCGACAACGGCACCGGCCACCTCCACTCCTTCGACATCGTCGACCACGCCACCACCCACGTCCCCGAACACCTGTCCGCCGACCGCTGGACCTTCACCAAAGGCGACGTCCGCGCCAAGATCACCCACATCCCCACCGACACCGACTACCTGTTCATCGACGCCGCCCACAACGGCTGGTTCGCCCGCTGGTACATCCACCACCTGCTGCCCACCCTGCCCGCCCACATCCCCGTCAGCGTCCACGACGTCTTCCACCAGCGCTACGCCCTGCCCTTCACCGAAGGAGCCGTCGTCCTCAAATGGCTGACCAACAACACCACCGACTACTTCACCGCCTCAGCCGCCCGCGCACCCCACCACCACCAAGCCCTCAACGACCTCAAAACCGAACTCGGCCTGGACACCCCGATACGCGAATCCCCCCACAACCCCATGATCTTCTTCCGCCTGCCCGAACGCCCCCGCCCCGGACAGGCCATCCCCGCCCCGCCCCGCCCCCGCACCCACGCCGACGACCCCACCCACCAACCCTGA
- a CDS encoding alpha/beta fold hydrolase: protein MGVPIVLAHGLRSSSSMWRPQVEFLEAQGRTVVAPDLPAHGSRRGEDFSVGRAVDTLLEAIDSVGGRALLVGLSMGGLVSIAAAGAAPGRVAGLVAASCTAQPDQSLAQVYRIPSVLMERLPDKGAAVNERFHRLTLRDGAADAVVDGGLAVESATAVIDELATIDALSALSAYPGPVWLINGARDHFRIHEKAFFEACAEGRLVNVPRAGHMVSLDQPVNFSRIVSDAADVVGVREARAGLEPGAQVPDVVDSPPSDVEDEVAAGVDSVATVDPEGP, encoded by the coding sequence ATGGGTGTTCCGATCGTTTTGGCGCATGGGTTGCGGTCCTCGTCGAGTATGTGGCGGCCGCAGGTGGAGTTCTTGGAGGCGCAGGGGCGCACGGTGGTGGCCCCTGACCTGCCCGCGCACGGGTCGCGTCGGGGTGAGGACTTCTCGGTGGGGCGTGCGGTGGACACCCTGTTGGAGGCGATCGACTCGGTGGGTGGGCGGGCCTTGCTGGTGGGGTTGAGTATGGGGGGTCTGGTTTCGATTGCGGCGGCCGGTGCGGCTCCGGGGCGTGTCGCCGGTTTGGTGGCGGCCAGTTGCACGGCCCAGCCCGACCAGTCGTTGGCGCAGGTGTACCGGATCCCGTCGGTGTTGATGGAGCGGCTGCCGGACAAGGGTGCGGCCGTCAACGAGCGTTTTCACCGGTTGACGTTGCGTGATGGTGCGGCTGATGCGGTGGTTGATGGCGGGTTGGCGGTGGAGTCGGCTACGGCGGTGATCGATGAGTTGGCCACGATCGATGCGTTGTCGGCGTTGTCGGCCTATCCGGGGCCGGTGTGGTTGATCAACGGGGCGCGGGATCACTTCCGTATTCACGAGAAGGCGTTCTTCGAGGCGTGCGCGGAGGGGCGCTTGGTGAATGTGCCGCGGGCCGGGCACATGGTGAGTCTGGATCAGCCGGTGAACTTCTCGCGGATCGTTTCTGACGCGGCTGACGTGGTGGGGGTGCGTGAGGCGCGGGCCGGGTTGGAGCCGGGTGCTCAGGTGCCCGATGTGGTGGATTCGCCGCCTTCGGATGTGGAGGATGAGGTGGCGGCCGGGGTGGACTCGGTGGCCACGGTGGACCCTGAGGGGCCCTGA
- a CDS encoding exodeoxyribonuclease III, producing MSSVNVNGLRAAANKEPGFVSWLSATGADVVCLQETRAEPDQLPAKVLAPQGWHVVLCPAQAKGRAGVAIYARVEPDEVRVGFGEQEFADSGRYVEADFGEVTVASLYLPSGEVGTPRQEEKERFMEAFLPYLVKRRAQVEAQGRSLVVCGDWNIAHTEADLKNWRGNKKNSGFLPEERAWLSRVFDEAGYVDVVRSLFPDQEGPYSWWSYRGKAFDNDTGWRIDLQVATPGLAGRALSGGVERYPSREERWSDHAPVTVAYGIGK from the coding sequence GTGTCCAGCGTCAACGTCAACGGGTTGCGGGCGGCCGCGAACAAGGAGCCGGGGTTCGTCTCGTGGTTGTCGGCCACTGGGGCGGACGTGGTGTGTTTGCAGGAGACGCGTGCTGAGCCCGATCAGCTTCCCGCGAAGGTGCTCGCGCCCCAGGGTTGGCATGTGGTGTTGTGTCCGGCGCAGGCCAAGGGTCGTGCGGGGGTGGCGATCTATGCGCGTGTTGAGCCGGATGAGGTGCGGGTCGGGTTCGGTGAGCAGGAGTTCGCGGACTCGGGCCGGTATGTGGAGGCGGACTTCGGTGAGGTGACGGTGGCCAGTCTGTACCTGCCCTCGGGTGAGGTGGGCACCCCGCGTCAGGAGGAGAAGGAGCGCTTCATGGAGGCGTTCTTGCCCTATCTGGTCAAGCGGCGTGCCCAGGTGGAGGCGCAGGGGCGGTCGCTGGTGGTGTGTGGTGACTGGAACATCGCGCATACCGAGGCGGATCTGAAGAACTGGCGCGGTAACAAGAAGAACTCGGGGTTCTTGCCCGAGGAGCGTGCGTGGTTGTCGCGGGTTTTCGATGAGGCGGGGTATGTGGACGTGGTGCGTTCGCTGTTCCCGGATCAGGAGGGCCCGTACTCGTGGTGGTCCTACCGGGGTAAGGCTTTCGATAACGACACGGGGTGGCGTATCGACCTGCAGGTGGCCACGCCGGGTCTGGCGGGGCGGGCACTGTCGGGTGGGGTGGAGCGTTATCCCAGCCGTGAGGAGCGTTGGTCCGACCATGCTCCGGTGACGGTGGCTTACGGGATTGGGAAGTAG
- a CDS encoding tyrosine-type recombinase/integrase — MSGDAVSVEQAIERYLVARRAAKPSPHTVAAYRRDLVAVLGCVGRALGREVSGVGLGELDAGVLREAFAEFAEERAASSVLRAWSTWNGFFAFWVSERVVAGNPMSAVPRPRVKPSGPKPLMGEDTPERLLEALARGARRARDPWPERDLAVLALALLTGMRSAEMLSLRVESLGGRPGERRIRVVGKGGGERVLPIEVPLEALLEAYLASRRVRFDAPVRGGDPLLVDNRGEGLRRGGLQYLVKQCYRYAGVNDRVARGTLVHALRHTFATRLAEDGASVTEIMHLLGHSSVTSSQAYIEVTARAQREAASSNRTYGVLRRLAADGVGGEEPAPQGGG; from the coding sequence ATGAGTGGTGATGCGGTGTCGGTGGAGCAGGCGATCGAGCGGTATCTGGTGGCCAGGCGGGCGGCCAAGCCGTCGCCGCACACGGTGGCGGCCTACCGGCGTGACCTGGTGGCGGTGCTGGGGTGTGTGGGTCGGGCGTTGGGGCGTGAGGTGTCCGGGGTGGGGTTGGGTGAGTTGGATGCGGGGGTGTTGCGGGAGGCCTTCGCGGAGTTCGCTGAGGAGCGGGCGGCTTCCAGTGTGTTGCGGGCCTGGTCGACGTGGAACGGGTTCTTCGCGTTCTGGGTCTCGGAGCGGGTGGTGGCGGGCAATCCGATGTCGGCGGTGCCGCGGCCGCGGGTGAAGCCTTCGGGGCCCAAGCCGTTGATGGGTGAGGACACCCCCGAGCGGTTGTTGGAGGCGTTGGCGCGTGGGGCGCGGCGGGCGCGTGATCCGTGGCCCGAGCGCGATCTCGCGGTGTTGGCGTTGGCGTTGTTGACGGGGATGCGGTCGGCGGAGATGTTGTCGTTGCGGGTGGAGTCGTTGGGTGGGCGGCCCGGGGAGCGGCGGATTCGGGTGGTGGGTAAGGGTGGTGGTGAGCGGGTTTTGCCGATCGAGGTGCCGTTGGAGGCTTTGTTGGAGGCGTATCTGGCTTCGCGTCGGGTGCGTTTTGATGCGCCGGTGCGGGGTGGGGATCCGTTGTTGGTGGATAACCGGGGTGAGGGGTTGCGTCGGGGTGGGTTGCAGTATCTGGTGAAGCAGTGTTACCGGTATGCGGGGGTCAATGACCGGGTGGCGCGGGGGACGTTGGTGCATGCGTTGCGGCACACCTTTGCCACGCGGTTGGCGGAGGATGGTGCTTCGGTCACCGAGATCATGCATTTGTTGGGGCATTCGTCGGTGACCTCCTCGCAGGCCTATATCGAGGTGACGGCCAGGGCGCAGCGGGAGGCGGCTTCGTCGAATCGGACCTATGGGGTGTTGCGGCGTCTGGCTGCTGATGGTGTGGGGGGTGAGGAGCCGGCGCCTCAGGGTGGTGGGTGA
- a CDS encoding SDR family oxidoreductase: protein MTLLIVGATGLLGTELLRQTTTPDSPHTHNQPVTATFHTRPPNNTPHVHWTPLDLRSRDQVHHLITTLRPHTVINAAYRQHDWPTTAHSPTHLAQATTRTRTRLIHVSSDAVFSGHTPHYDETAHPDPTTPYGAAKAAAETAIAALDPTAVIARTSLIIGNGHSTHEQRVRALATGAATGALFTDDIRCPVHVQDLAAALLELTDPTHTGIYHLVGSHALSRHTLGTLIARQQGLDPDTLPRARRAEVGPPGPLELRLDARRTRQRLTTRLRGAHEFLS, encoded by the coding sequence ATGACCCTGCTCATCGTGGGCGCCACCGGCCTGCTCGGCACCGAACTCCTACGCCAAACCACCACCCCAGACTCCCCACACACCCACAACCAACCCGTGACCGCCACCTTCCACACCCGCCCACCCAACAACACCCCCCACGTGCACTGGACCCCACTGGACCTACGCTCCCGCGACCAGGTCCACCACCTGATCACCACCCTGCGACCCCACACCGTCATCAACGCCGCCTACCGCCAACACGACTGGCCCACCACCGCCCACAGCCCCACCCACCTGGCCCAAGCCACCACCCGAACCCGCACCCGCCTGATCCACGTCTCCAGCGACGCCGTCTTCTCCGGCCACACCCCCCACTACGACGAAACCGCCCACCCCGACCCCACCACCCCCTACGGCGCAGCCAAAGCCGCCGCCGAAACCGCCATCGCCGCCCTGGACCCCACCGCCGTCATCGCCCGCACCTCACTCATCATCGGCAACGGCCACTCCACCCACGAACAACGCGTCCGCGCCCTGGCCACCGGGGCAGCCACCGGAGCCCTGTTCACCGACGACATCCGCTGCCCCGTCCACGTCCAGGACCTGGCCGCCGCCCTGCTGGAACTCACCGACCCCACCCACACCGGCATCTACCACCTGGTCGGCTCCCACGCCCTGAGCCGCCACACCCTGGGCACCCTCATCGCCCGCCAACAGGGCCTGGACCCCGACACACTGCCCCGAGCCCGCCGTGCCGAGGTCGGCCCACCCGGCCCCCTGGAACTGCGCCTGGACGCCCGCCGCACCCGACAACGCCTCACCACCCGCCTGCGCGGCGCCCACGAGTTCCTCAGCTGA
- a CDS encoding acetate/propionate family kinase produces the protein MRVLVANAGSSSLKLSVLDADDAVLGECNIPVQGDAWERSALEEALGRFPAVDAVGHRVVHGGREFVEPVRLDADVVGRLRALSGLAPLHQPKSLAGIEVLERALPGVPAVACFDTAFHARMPVEAHTYAVPARWRQEWGVRRYGFHGLSHAYAWRRAREWTGAQRVVVAHLGAGASLSAVLGGRSVDTTMGFTPLEGLVMATRSGSVDPGLVLWLHQHAGMAVADVGRSLEHDSGLLGLAGAADMRVVLEREAAGDEVARVAVGVYLHRLRSLTASMVASLGGMEALVFTGGVGERSASVRGRAADGLGFLGVGVDEALNEGLEGEGEITAEGARVRTVVVRAREDVEIARGVRSVLV, from the coding sequence ATGCGGGTTCTGGTGGCCAACGCGGGTTCGAGCAGTCTGAAGCTGAGTGTGCTCGACGCTGATGATGCGGTCCTGGGCGAGTGCAACATCCCGGTCCAGGGCGATGCGTGGGAGCGCTCTGCCCTGGAGGAGGCGCTGGGCCGGTTCCCGGCGGTGGACGCGGTGGGGCACAGGGTGGTGCACGGGGGCCGGGAGTTCGTGGAGCCGGTGCGGTTGGATGCCGATGTGGTGGGGCGGCTCAGGGCGCTGAGCGGTTTGGCGCCGCTGCACCAGCCCAAGTCGTTGGCGGGCATCGAGGTGTTGGAGCGGGCTTTGCCCGGGGTGCCCGCGGTGGCGTGTTTTGACACCGCTTTCCATGCCCGGATGCCGGTGGAGGCGCACACCTACGCCGTTCCGGCGCGTTGGCGTCAGGAGTGGGGGGTGCGCCGGTACGGGTTCCACGGGCTCTCGCACGCCTACGCCTGGCGGCGCGCCCGGGAGTGGACGGGTGCTCAGCGGGTGGTGGTGGCGCATCTGGGTGCGGGTGCGTCGTTGTCGGCGGTGCTGGGCGGGCGGTCGGTGGACACCACGATGGGGTTCACCCCTTTGGAGGGGTTGGTGATGGCTACCCGTTCGGGGAGTGTGGATCCGGGGTTGGTGCTGTGGTTGCATCAGCACGCGGGGATGGCGGTGGCCGATGTGGGGCGGTCCTTGGAGCACGATTCGGGGCTGTTGGGGTTGGCCGGGGCGGCGGACATGCGTGTGGTGCTCGAGCGTGAGGCCGCTGGTGATGAGGTGGCCCGGGTGGCGGTGGGGGTGTATCTGCACCGGTTGCGGTCGTTGACGGCGTCGATGGTGGCTTCGTTGGGCGGGATGGAGGCGTTGGTGTTCACCGGTGGTGTGGGTGAGCGTTCGGCGTCGGTGCGGGGACGGGCGGCGGACGGGTTGGGTTTTTTGGGGGTGGGTGTGGATGAGGCGTTGAACGAAGGGCTTGAGGGGGAGGGTGAGATCACCGCTGAGGGGGCGCGGGTGCGCACGGTGGTGGTGCGGGCGCGTGAGGACGTGGAGATCGCCCGGGGGGTGCGTTCGGTGCTGGTCTGA